The Streptomyces sp. NBC_01298 genome contains the following window.
GCGCCGCCTGCTGCATGTTGTGCGTCACGATGACGATCGTGAAGCGCTCCTTGAGCTCGCCGATCAGGTCCTCGATGGCGAGGGTGGAGATCGGGTCAAGGGCCGAGCAGGGCTCGTCCATCAGGAGGACCTGGGGCTCGACCGCGATGGCGCGGGCGATGCACAGGCGCTGCTGCTGGCCGCCGGAGAGGCCGGAGCCGGGCTTGTTCAGGCGGTCCTTGACCTCGTTCCAGAGGTTGGCGCCCTGGAGGGACTTCTCCACGATGTCCGAGAGCTCGGACTTCTTGAAGGAGCCGTTGAGGCGCAGGCCCGCCGCCACGTTGTCGAAGATCGACATGGTGGGGAAGGGGTTCGGGCGCTGGAAGACCATGCCGACCGTGCGGCGGACCGCGACCGGGTCCACGCCGGGGCCGTACAGGTTCTCGTCGTCCAGCAGCACCTTGCCCTCGACGCGGCCACCGGGGGTGACCTCGTGCATGCGGTTCAGGGTGCGCAGGAAGGTGGACTTGCCGCAGCCGGAGGGGCCGATGAAGGCGGTCACGGAGCGGGGCTCCACGGTCATCGAGATGTCGTCGATGGCCTTGTGGGTTCCGTAGAAGGCGGACAGTCCGCTGACGTCGATTCGCTTAGCCATGAGGGGTCACTTCGCTTTCAGGAGTCGCGTCAGCGACCGGTCTTGGGGGCCTTCCAGCGGGCGATGCCGCGAGCCACCAGATTGAGGATCATGACGAAGGCGATCAGGACGAGGGCTGCGCCCCAGGCCCGGTCGTAGGAGGCTTCACTGCCGACCTTGTACTGCTCCCAGATGTAGAGGGGGAGCGAGGACTGGGCGCCTTCGAAGGGGTTGTTGTTGATCAGCTGGGTGCCGAAGACCAGCAGCATGATCGGGGCGGTCTCACCCGCGATGCGGGCCACGGCCAGCATCACGCCGGTGGCGATGCCGCCGATGGCCGTGGGGAGGACGACCTTGAGGATCACGCGCCACTTCGGCACGCCGAGGGCGAGCGCGGCCTCGCGCAGCTCGTTGGGGACGAGCTTGAGCATCTCCTCGGTGGAGCGGACCACGACCGGCATCATCAGGATCGACAGGGCCATGGATCCGGCGAAGCCGGAGGGGCCGAAGCCGAGCATCAGGTTCCACGTCGTCAGGATGAACAGACCCGCGACGATGGAGGGGATGCCGGTCATGACGTCGACGAAGAAGGTGACGGCCTTGGCGAGCGGGCCCTTGCCGTACTCGACCAGGTAGACGGCGGTCAGCAGGCCGATGGGGGCCGAGATCGCGGTGGCCAGGGCGACCTGCTCGATGGTGCCGAGGAGGGCGTGGTAGACGCCGCCGCCGGCCTCGAAGGAGGTCACGCCGTTCATCGAGTGGCCGAGGAAGTCCCCGTCGAGGACCTTCATGCCGCGGCTGATGGTCGTCCACAGCAGCGAGAGCAGCGGGACGAGCGCGAGGATGAAGCAGACCCAGACGACGGAGGTCGCGACGCGGTCCTTGGCCTGGCGGCGGTTCTCGACGATCGAGCTGGCCGTGTACGTGATGACCACGAAGAGGAGGGCTGCCAGCAGACCCCACTGGATCTTGCTGTGGAGGCCGAGGACGGCGCCGGCGCCGGAGCCGAGGGCGACCGAGGCGACGGCGATGGCGGCCGGGGCCCAGCGGGGCAGGTGGCCCTGCGTCAGGCTGCTGGGGGCGACGGACCGGTGGGCCCGGGAGGGGCGCGGGTCCTGGAGTGCGTGGCTCATCAGGCGTTCGCCCCCGAGAAGTCCTTGCGACGGGCGATGATCAGCCGGGCGGCGCCGTTGACCAGCAGGGTGAGCAGGAAGAGCACGAGGCCGGAGGCGATCAGAGCGTCGCGGCCGAACTCGTTGGCCTCGTCGAACTTCGCGGCGATGTTCTGCGCGAACGTGCCGCCGCCCGCGTCCAGGATGTGGCCGGAGATCAGGAAGCTCGGGGAGAGGACGGTCGCGACGGCCATGGTCTCGCCGAGCGCGCGGCCGAGGCCGAGCATCGAGGCGGAGATGACTCCGGAGCGGCCGAAGGGCAGGACCGACATCCGGATGACTTCCCAGCGGGTCGCGCCGAGGGCCAGTGCGGCTTCCTCGTTCATGCGCGGGACCTGCAGGAAGACCTCGCGGCTGACGCTGGTCACGATCGGCAGGATCATGATCGCGAGCAGGATGCCGACGGTGAAGAGCGAGCGGGCGACGCCGACCTGGGTCTTGTCGAAGACGTAGGTCCAGCCCATGTACTCGTCGAGCCACATGTTCAGGCCGCCGAGGTACGGGACGAGGAAGAGGGCGCCCCAGATGCCGTAGATGATCGACGGCACGGCGGCCAGCAGGTCGACCACGTAGGCGAGGGGGGCGGCCAGCTTGCGCGGCGCGTAGTGCGAGATGAACAGGGCGATGCCGACAGCGATCGGAACCGCGATGGCCATCGCGATGATCGAGCTGACGACGGTGCCGAAGAGCAGGACGGCGATGCCGAAGACGGGGGGGTTGGCCGACGCGTTCCAGTCGAACGTGGTGAGGAAGTTGCCCTCGTTGTCGGCCAGTGCGATCGAGGCGCGGTAGGTGAGGAAGACGGCGATCGACGCCATGATCACCAGGAGCAGGATGCCGGAGCCCTTGGAGAGGCCCGCGAAGATCTTGTCACCGGCGCGGCCGGTGGACCTTCCGCTCTTGGAGACAGGCGGAGCCGTGTCTATCTGGGTGGGTGTGGTGGAAACCATGATCTTTCCGGTCTGGATGGGGGGCAGGCCCCCTGGCGGCGGTGCACCGGATCCCCTGGGTGGAGGGGAGGGTCCCCGGGCCGGTCCGCCCCCCGGACGGGGGGAGCGGACCGGTGGTCCCGGGGGTCTGGATCAGGCGAGCTTCGCGATGACTTCGCGGACCTTGGCGTTGATCTCGGCCGGGATCGGCGCGTAGCCGTTCTCGAGCAGGATCTTCTGGCCCGCGTCGGAAGCGGTGTAGTTCAGGAAGGACTTCACGGCCGGGAGGGTCTCGGCCTTGTTGCCCTTGTCGCAGACGACCTCGTAGGTCACCAGGACGATCGGGTAGGCGCCCTCGGCCTTGGTGGCGTAGTCGAGCTTCAGCGCCAGGTCGTCGCCGGTGCCGGAGATCTTGGCGGCGGCGATGGCCTTGGAGGCGTTCTCGCCGGTGGCCTTGACCGGAGCGGCGGCGCCCGTGGCGACGTCCACGGTCTTGATGCTCTGCGAGGAGGCGTACGAGAGCTCGAAGTAGCCGATCGCGCCGTCGACGGCCTTGACCTGCGAGGCGACACCGGCGGAGCCGGAGGCGGCCTGGCCACCCGGGGCCGGCCACTTCTTCGCGGGCTCGTAGGTCCACGCCTCGGGAGCGGCGGCCTTGAAGTACTTGCCGAGGTTCTCGGTGGTGCCCGAGTCCTCGGAGCGGTGGAAGGCCTGGATCGCGGTGGCGGGAAGCGTGACGCCCGGGTTCAGCTTCTTGATCGCCTCGTCGTCCCACTTCTTGATCTTGTCGTTGAAGATCGCGGCGAGGGTGGGGGCGTCGAGGACCAGCTTGTCCACGCCGGCGACGTTGAAGCCGATGGCGATGGGGCCGCCGACCATCGGCAGGTCGATGCCCTGGCCGCCGGTGCAGATCTTCTTCGACTCGGCGACGGCCTCGGGCTTCAGCGCGGAGTCCGAGCCGGCGAAGCCGACGGTGCCCTGGTTGAAGGCGACGATGCCCTCACCGGAGGAGGAGGACTTGTAGTTGACCTCGATGCCGGGGCAGGCCGCCATGTACGCCTTCACCCACAGGTCGACCGCGTTCTTCTGCGCGGAGGAGCCCGAGGCGAGGAGCTTGCCCTTGGCGTCGTCACACTTGATGTCACCCGCGGCGACGGTGGGCTTGCCCGAGGCGCCGGCGTCGCTCTTGGTGTTGTCGTCCGAACCGCACGCCGTGAGGACCAGGGCGCCGGACACGACGAGCGCCCCGAGGGCGGAGGCACGAAGCATGTTCTTGCGCTGAAGCTTCACTTTCGGGTGTTTCCTTCCAGAAGCCGCCGGCCGCTTTCTGAATCGGGGCGGCGTGCGAAGAGGACTACGTCGGTTGCCCGGAGGAATCGTCCGCCTTCGCGGTGACTCGCTCCCTGCATCTCCGAAGTTAGGCAGATCAGGTGAAGCGGCCGACCGGGGTAAGTGAACGGATGGTGAACCGTGGCGGACGGGGTGGTGCGTCCGGGCGGTTTCGGCATCCGGCGTCATCTCCCGTTACCCCGCCGTTACCGATGCGTGACCGTCGGGGGGCGTACGGTGCCGCCGCCCCGGTCGGTCCGGGTCAGACCCCGGCGTGGCTGGAACCGGCTGGTTGCCACAGGTGCTGGAAGGTGGCGCGGGAGGCTTCGACCTCGTGTCGCTGGTCCGCGTGCAGGACCCCCAGGGCGTACGCCGTGGCCGGGGCGATGCGGGGGGTGCGGGCGGCCGTGGCCGAGGCGGCGGCCGCCTCGGCGGCGTCGCGGTGCCGGGTCAGGGCCTCGCCTGCGACCGTCAGGCGGGCCACGTCGCCGCCCAGGGCCTCCTGGGCGTAGCGGTGGACGCGCAGCAGGCGGCGCACCTCGTTCCAGGCGCTGTCGTGGTCCGCGTCGTACGGGTGCGAGGGCGAGGGGGCCGGCAAGGAGTGCACCGCCGTGCACAGGCGGGAATGAGCCACCTCGGCCAGGGGCACCAGAACGTCGTCCACCCGCCCCCGGGCCGCCACGGGGTCCAGCGGGACCTCGGAGGCCAGCACCGCCACCGCGTCCGCGACCGCGTGGAAGCGGGAGGAGCCCAGCGCCTGCAGGGTCGCGGAGTGGGCCCGGGTCCGGGCCAGGGTGAGCTGGCGCTCCAGCAGGGCGCCCGCGCGGGCCGAGCCCACGGTCAGCGAGCCCGCCGTCCCGCGCGGAGCGGGTACCTCGGGACTTCCCGACAGCCGCTGCAGGGCGTCCATGAGCCGCAGCAGCCGGGCCGCGTACGCGTGCTCGTCGGCCAGGGTCGCCGAGAGCCACACCAGCTCGGTGCGCAGCGAATCCGCCCAGGAGGAATCGGCCGCCGCCCTGAAGGTGGACAGGGAGCAGGAGATCCGGCGCGCAGCCCCCCGCAGGCTGCGCGCCGCCTCACTGCCCTCGGCGCCCCCGTTCGCGGCGCCCTCCTCGTGCAGGCGCAGGCCCCGCAGGAATGCGGTGGCCTGCGCACGCAGGTACGTACCGAGTACGGTGCCTGCCGTCGTCGCGGTCAGGTCATGATTTGGCTGAGCCACGCCGGCGCCTCCGCGCGTCAATGAGCATCTCCTGAACGTGCCGCAGCGGCTGGCCCTCGCTGTCCGTGCTGTGCCGGGTCCATTCGCCGTCCGGGCCCAGGTGCCAGGAGGTGGTGGCGTCGGACATGCCGGTTTCCAGCAGCCGGTCCAGTGCCGCGCGGTGGGCCGGGTCGGCGACCCGGACCAGTGCCTCGATACGGCGGTCGAGGTTGCGGTGCATCATGTCGGCGCTGCCTATGTACACCTCGGGTTCGCCGCCGTTGCCGAAGGCGAAGACCCGGGAGTGCTCCAGGAAGCGGCCGAGGATCGAGCGGACCCGGATGTTGTCCGAGAGCCCGGGGACACCGGGGCGGATCGCGCAGATGCCGCGGACCCAGATGTCGATGGGCACGCCCGCCTGCGAGGCCCGGTAGAGGGAGTCGATCAGTGCCTCGTCGACGATCGAGTTCATCTTGAGGCGGACGTACGCGGGGCGGCCCGCCTTGTGGTGCGCCGCCTCCTTGTCGATCCGGGCGATCAGGCCGTCGCGCAGCGAGCGCGGGGCCACCAGCAGCCGGCGGTAGGTCTCGCGGCGCGAGTAGCCCGACAGCCGGTTGAACAGGTCCGAGAGGTCGGCGCCGACCTGCGGGTCCGCGGTCAGCAGGCCGAGGTCCTCGTAGAGCCGTGCCGTCTTGGGGTGGTAGTTGCCGGTGCCGACGTGGGAGTAGCGGCGCAGCGTGTCGCCCTCCTGGCGGACGACGAGCGACAGCTTGCAGTGGGTCTTGAGGCCGACGAGGCCGTAGACGACGTGGCAGCCGGATTCCTCGAGCTTGCGGGCCCACTTGATGTTGGCCTGCTCGTCGAAGCGGGCCTTGATCTCGACGAGTACGAGGACCTGCTTGCCGGCTTCGGCGGCGTCGATCAGGGCGTCCACGATCGGGGAGTCGCCGGAGGTCCGGTACAGCGTCTGCTTGATCGCGAGGACGTCCGGGTCGGCGGCCGCCTGCTCCAGGAAGGCCTGCACGGAGGTGGAGAAGGAGTCGTACGGGTGGTGGAGCAGTACGTCGCGTTCGCGCAGCGCGGCGAAGATGTCGGGCGCGGACGCGGACTCGACCTCGGCGAGGTCGCGGTGCGTGCCGGCGACGAACTTCTTGAACTTCAGCTCCGGGCGGTCCAGGGAGGCGATCCCGAAGAGGGCCGTGAGGTCGAGGGGGCCGGGGAGCGGGTACACCTCGGACGGGTTGACCTTCAGCTCCTGCACGAGCAGGTCCAGGACCCCGGGGTCGATGGACTCCTCGACCTCCAGGCGCACCGGCGGGCCGAAGCGGCGCCGCATCAGTTCCTTCTCGAGGGCCTGGAGGAGGTTCTCCGCGTCGTCCTCCTCCACTTCGAGGTCCTCGTTGCGGGTCACGCGGAACATGTGGTGCGCGAGCACCTCCATGCCCGGGAACAGCTCCTCCAGGTGTGCGGCGATGACGTCCTCCAGCGGGACGTAGCGCTGCGGGGAGGCCTCCAGGAAGCGGGAGAGGAGCGGCGGGACCTTGACGCGGGCGAAGTGGCGGTGGCCGCTGACGGGATTGCGTACGACCACGGCCAGGTTCAGGGACAGGCCGGAGATGTACGGGAACGGGTGCGCGGGGTCCACGGCCAGCGGGGTGAGCACCGGGAAGATCTGGTTGCGGAACAGGGTGAAGAGGCGCGCCTGCTCCTTCTCGGTGAGGTCGGGCCACCGGATGAGGTGGACGCCCTCCTCGGCGAGCTGGGGGGAGATGTCCTGCTGGAAGCAGGCGGCGTGGCGGGCCATGAGCTCGCGCGAGCGGGTCCAGATCTGGTCCAGCACCTCACGGGGCTGGAGGCCTGAGGCCGAACGGGTGGCGACGCCGGTCGCGATGCGGCGCTTGAGGCCGGCGACGCGGACCATGAAGAACTCGTCGAGGTTGCTCGCGAAGATCGCCAGGAAGTTCGCGCGCTCCAGGAGGGGCGTCGTGGGGTCCTCGGCGAGCTCCAGGACGCGCTCGTTGAAGGCGAGCCAGCTGCGCTCCCGGTCGAGGAAGCGGCCCGCGGGCAGCTCACCGGTGTCCTTGTCGTCGTAGGCGTCCAGATCCGCGTCGAGATCCGGTTCCAGATCGACGTGCGGGCGGTGGGCGGCTATGGACCCCAGGCGGGCGTGGGCGCCGGTGGCCGCGCGCGCGGCCACCGCCTCGGGCGTGGCGGCCGCGGCGGCCACGGAGGCGGAGATGTCGGCGGCCGACGGCGCGGACGGGGACGCGAACTTGTTCGGCGGCTGCTGGGTGGGGACCTCGGTGGGGGCTGCGCTGGGCTTGTGGCTCATGACTCCATTCTTCCGCGTACGCGGAAGGACGGGCGCGTCGGACGGGTCGGCCGTCAGTCGGAGTCGGGGCTGCATTGCGTCAGCTTCGCGACCGCGCATTAATGCCCGGTTAATGGCGTATGGCTTCCAGGGTCCGGGCGGGGGTCGTCTGGTGCCGACCGGGAACCGGGGGAGCCCTTGGCCGCGCCTGCGGAGCGGGGACGCCGCCGTCCGCGCCGGGCCGGGCCGGCGCCGTGGGCGGGAGCCGGGTCTGCGGGTGCGGGGGGCCGGGGGGTGTTCTAGCGTCGGTGGGAGGGAGGGATGTCCTGCCGAGTCGGTCCGGTACGGGGACCGGGCCCGGGGCCGTACGTCGGCCGCGTGCGCTCGGCGCCGTTCGCGTGTGGTCCGGCATGCCCGGTCCGGGCACTTCGTCGCCAGGTACGTCGCCAGGTACGTGCCGCCGGGTCCGGGTCGGTCCACCGGGCACCCGGGTGGGGCCGGGCAGGTCCGGGCCGCGCGGTGATGCCCGAGAGCAGGTACCTCCCATGCGCACGTCGACCCGTATCGCCGGTGTCCTCGCCGGTCTGACCCTCGCCCTCGGTGGCGCCTCCCTGGCGGCTCCGGCCGTTCACGCGGCCCCCGCCGTCCACGCGGACGTCTCGGCCTGCATCAACCAGGTCGAGCGGGAGCTGCACGGCGGTGAAGCCCCGGCGTCCGTCCGCGCGTCCTGCTCCCTCGCGGTGGGCGGCTCCCAGGACACCTGCGTGTCCGGTCTGACCGGGGGCGCCGGTGTGACCAAGGGGACCGCGGTGACCGCCTGCAAGCTGGGCGCGCAGTAGGCCGCGGGGAGGGCGCCCCCGGCCGGGCCTCCCGGCCGAGCCTCCCGGCCGGGCCTCCCGGCCGAGCTCCGGGCTGGGCCCGGGGTGCCCTTCAGGCCGGGGGTGCCCTCCAGCGGTGTGCCCGTCAGCTCTCCGTGCGGTACATCAGGTCCACCTCGTGGGTGGAGAACCCGAGGCCCTCGTACACGGCCAGGGCCGCCGGGTTGTCGGCGTCCACGTAGAGCATCGCCGTGGGCAGGCCCGCCGCGGCCAGGTGGCGCAGCCCGATCGCGGTGAGGGCCTTGCCGAGGCCGCCGCCCTGCGCGCCGGGGCGTACGCCGAGGACGTAGACCTCGCCGAGCTGCTGCTCGGCGTGCACCTTCGTCCAGTGGAAGCCGATCAGTTCGCCGTCCCGCTCCGCGAGGAAGAAGCCCGCGGCGTCGAACCAGGGCTGCGCGACGCGGTCGTTGAGGTCCCGCTGCGTGAGCGAGCCCTGCTCGGGGTGGTGGGCGAAGGCCGCCGCGTTGACGGCCAGCCAGGCGGCGTCGTCGGCGCCGGGCACGAAGGTGCGTACGGTCACGCCGGCGGGCAGGACGGCCTCCGGCAGGGGGGCCGCATCCGCGCCGAGCGGGCGGCGGAGCTGGCGCAGTTCGCGGAACAGGGTCAGGCCGAGCACCTGCGCGAGGTGCCGGGCCGCTGACTTGCCGCCGTGCGCCCACACCCGGATCCGCTTGCCCGAGGCGGCCAGCAGGGCGGTGCCCAGTGCCCGCCCGTGGCCGCGCCCGCGCAGCGCGGGGTGGACGACGAGCTCGGCCGCGGGGGCCTCCACCGGGTCGGTGTCCTCCAGTTGTCCGTACCCGGTGAGCCGCCCCTCGGCGGTGAGGAGGAAGTGGCGGATCCCCTCTCTGGCCCCGCCGCGCAGCTGGAGCCGGCCCTGCTCGGACACGGCGGTGGTGCCGTCGGTGCGGGCCGCGTCCTCGATCAGGGCGAGTACGGCGTCGGCCTGTTCGTCCGTCAGTTCGTCGAGGGTCTGGATCTGCCGTCCCGGCTCCAGGACCACTGCTGCGTCGTCAGTCATGGAACCGAGCCTACGACCACGCCGGGGGCCCGGCGGGGTGCGGCCCGGACGGGCGCCGGGACTGCCGCGCGGTCGGCCCCGCGGACGGCCTGCCGGCGGGGCCGTGGGCGGTCGCGCCGACGGTGTGCGGACGGCCCCGAACGGCCCGCGAACGGCCCGCGGACGGCCTGCGGACGGTCCGCGGACGGCCTGCGAACCGCCTCGTCGAGCCCGCCGCCGACGGCTCCCCGTCGGTTGTGTGTAACCAGCTCGATACCCGGTACCCCTGTCGCGCTACGCGCGTTGACTCTAGGCTCGGGCAGACCTCCCGAGATGTATCGCTGTCCGCAAAGGGGAACAAATGTCAGCGACGCCACAACGGCACCGCCGAACCCGCCGGTTGGCCCTCTCCGCCCTCGCCGTGGCCACGGCCGGCGGTGCGATGATCGCCGCCGCCCTTCCGGCCGGAGCCGCGAGTGGTGACGGATACGGCCAGGACCACGGCCGCACCGTCGACGTACAGCTGCTGTCGTTCAACGACCTCCACGGCACCCTGGAGCCCCCGCAGGGCTCCTCGGGCAACGTGACCGAGCGTCAGGCCGACGGCACCACCAAGGCCATACCCGCGGGCGGTGTCGAGTACCTCGCCACCGGTCTGCGCGAGGCCCGCAAGGGCCACAAGTACTCCGTCACCGCCGCCGCCGGTGACATGATCGGCGCCAGCCCGATGGTGTCGGGGCTCTTCCACGACGAGCCGGCCATCGAGGCGCTCAACGACCTCGACCTGGACGTGACCAGCGTCGGCAACCACGAGTTCGACGAGGGCAAGACCGAGCTGCGCCGCATGCAGTACGGCGGCTGCCACCCGGTCGAGGGCTGCTTCGAGTACGGCAAGGAGTTCGGCGGAGCCGACTTCAAGTACCTCGCCGCGAACGTGGTGGACGAGAAGACCAAGCGTCCGATGATGAACCCCACCTTCATCTGGAAGCGGGGGGACGTGAAGATCGGCTTCATCGGCGTCACCCTGGAGGGCACCCCCGACATCGTGACCGCCGACGGGGTCAAGGGCCTCAAGTTCGGCGACGAGGTCGAGACGATCAACAAGTACGCCGAAGAGCTGAACAAGCAGGGCGTGAAGTCGATCGTGGCCCTGATCCACGAGGGCGGCCTGCCCGCGAGCGGCGCGTACAACTACGACTGCAACGTGCCGGGCGCCGGCGCCGGTGTCTCCGGTGCCATCGTCGACATCGCGAAGAACGTCTCGCCGAAGGTCGACGCCCTGGTCACCGGTCACACGCACCAGGCGTACGCCTGCAACATCCCCGACCCGGCGGGCAACCCGCGCACGGTCACCTCGGCCGCCTCCTACGGCCGGCTGTTCACGGACACCACCCTCACGTACGACCGCGCGACCAAGGACATCGTCCGTACGCCGGTCGCCTCGCCGCTGGTGGTCCAGAAGGTCGTCAACCGGGACCAGCCCAAGGCCCCGGACCTGACCGCGCTCATCCAGCGCTGGAACGCGCTGGCCGCGCCGATCGCGAACCGTCCCATGGGCTACATCTCGGCCGACATCCCGGGCCGCGGCTCGGAGGCGTACGAGAAGCCGCTCGGCGACGTGATCGCCGACGCGCAGCTCGAGGCCCTGGCCCCGGCGGCCAAGGGCGGCGCCCAGCTCGCCATCATGAACCCGGGCGGCATCCGCGCGGACCTGGCCTACAAGGCCGCCGGCGCCGAGGGCGACGGAGTGGTGACGTACGGGGAGTCGTACACGGTCCAGCCGTTCACCAACATGATGACGGTCGTCGACCTGACCGGCGCCCAGCTGATCACCGCGCTCCAGCAGCAGGTCAGCGGCCCGGTCAACGGGGTGAGCCCGAAGATCCTGCAGGTCTCCAAGGGCTTCTCCTACACCCTGGACACCACCAAGGCGGGCGCGGACCGCATCGTCGTGGGCTCGGTGAAGCTGAACGGCGAGGCCATCGATCCCGCCCGTACCTACCGGGTCGCGATGAACGAGTTCCTCGCGGGCGGCGGCGACGGCTTCGGCGTCCTGAAGGAGCACAAGAACAAGCTGGTCGGCGCGTCCGACCTGGACGCCCTCAACGCCTACCTGAGCGCGCACTCCTCGGCGGCCGCGCCGCTGGCCCCGCCGGTGGCGGACCGGATCACGGTCATCAAGTAACACCTGAGCGAAGAAGGGGCGGTGGGCCACTGGCCCGCCGCCCCTTCGGCGTTCCCGGGGTCCTCAGCGCGTCGCCAGGAAGGCGCGGACGGCCTCGTGGAACTCCGCGGGGTGCGTGAACGGCAGGAAGTGGTCGCCGTCCAGGGGCGTGTACGAGGTCCCGGGCCGCCGGGTGACCATCGCGTCGGCCTGGGCCTGCGGCAGGGAGGTGCTGCGCGTGCCGTGGATCAGCAGGGTCGGGCAGTCGCTCGCGAGCCAGGCGGCCCGGTGGTCGCCGCGGCAGGCCTCGACGGAGTCGAGCATGTCCTGCGGGTGGAACGGCAGTCGCCAGCCCCCCTCGGGCAGCAGGCGCAGGGCCTGGGCCACGAACTGGGCGCCCACCGGCCCGGCCGCCTCGAGGAGTTCCTCGCGGGTGGGGGCGGAGTAGCGCATGGCCCGGAGGAAGGCCATCCAGCCGCTGTCGGCGGGGTCGATCTCCACGGCGGCTTCCGCGTTGACCAGCACCGAGATCCGCTCGGGGTGGGCGGCGGCCAGGTGGACGGCGTTGAGTCCGCCGAGCGAGTAGCCGAGGAGGGCGACGGGTGCGTCCAGTCCGAGGTGGTCG
Protein-coding sequences here:
- a CDS encoding bifunctional metallophosphatase/5'-nucleotidase; protein product: MSATPQRHRRTRRLALSALAVATAGGAMIAAALPAGAASGDGYGQDHGRTVDVQLLSFNDLHGTLEPPQGSSGNVTERQADGTTKAIPAGGVEYLATGLREARKGHKYSVTAAAGDMIGASPMVSGLFHDEPAIEALNDLDLDVTSVGNHEFDEGKTELRRMQYGGCHPVEGCFEYGKEFGGADFKYLAANVVDEKTKRPMMNPTFIWKRGDVKIGFIGVTLEGTPDIVTADGVKGLKFGDEVETINKYAEELNKQGVKSIVALIHEGGLPASGAYNYDCNVPGAGAGVSGAIVDIAKNVSPKVDALVTGHTHQAYACNIPDPAGNPRTVTSAASYGRLFTDTTLTYDRATKDIVRTPVASPLVVQKVVNRDQPKAPDLTALIQRWNALAAPIANRPMGYISADIPGRGSEAYEKPLGDVIADAQLEALAPAAKGGAQLAIMNPGGIRADLAYKAAGAEGDGVVTYGESYTVQPFTNMMTVVDLTGAQLITALQQQVSGPVNGVSPKILQVSKGFSYTLDTTKAGADRIVVGSVKLNGEAIDPARTYRVAMNEFLAGGGDGFGVLKEHKNKLVGASDLDALNAYLSAHSSAAAPLAPPVADRITVIK
- a CDS encoding alpha/beta fold hydrolase, with translation MRHELKIDDRTLSYLDFGGPGRPLLALHGGMSEGLAFAALAEALGDSWRVIAPDQRGHGDSDRAADYSRAGYVSDAVALLDHLGLDAPVALLGYSLGGLNAVHLAAAHPERISVLVNAEAAVEIDPADSGWMAFLRAMRYSAPTREELLEAAGPVGAQFVAQALRLLPEGGWRLPFHPQDMLDSVEACRGDHRAAWLASDCPTLLIHGTRSTSLPQAQADAMVTRRPGTSYTPLDGDHFLPFTHPAEFHEAVRAFLATR